cgaccacctctcgaaagcgaccacctgcaCTCACAACGACCACTTCCAAGCGTCTCAGACGAGTTTTCCGTCTATGTTATTCAcatttccatagcgaccacacCTGCCTATTACGACCACggttggtcggtcccttggggTGTCGTTataggcaggttcgactgtagtaGGTATACAGTCTACAGTCATTTAGGTATCTTACGAAGCGCGTGTAGAGTGTGCTGAAGTTCAGTCGCTGGTGTCCAAACGATTTTGCCCACTCTCTGCTCGTAGGACAAACTGGGTATTGATCGACAGTAACATTTTGCTGCTGTCTAGCCTGTCCAAGTTCTTCGCTGTCAGTAAGGGTTTAATAGTAGACCTCACCAACAGCATTAAAAGTCATCACTTATGCAGGTGACTTTCCGCGCAGGGTTGGAGTGGGCAATGCACTCGGTGTGAAGTGAGGAATTgtgatattttttgtttggtGGGTAAGTAGTaatcttagagagagagagagagatagataaagagagagagagacagagagagagagggagtttgtgtgtgtgcgtgtgtgtgtttgtgtgtttgtgtgtgtgtgtgtgtgtgtgtgtgtgtgtgtgtgtgtgtgtgtgtgtgtgtgtgtgacacacagagacagaaagacagacagacagagagaaatacacccaaagacagagagagagaaaccgagagagagacatagataaagagagagagcgagcgagagagagagagagagagagagagagagagagagagaaaagagcgagagagagggcgagaaagggggagagagatatacagacagacagacagacagacagacagacagaaacagaggtaTACCAAAAGTACGAACCAATAAACGAGCGGTTTGACACTCGCGCACGCGGATGCACCCATATTAACATAGCGTAGAGTTATTATATAAGCTTAAATTTCAGACATGTATACGCTTTATAATGCCATTTTATTACTGGCTTTCTATAGATTTTTTGGTACTTAAATCTCCCTATTCCCAACAGTTTCAGTGAATTCTCTTGATAGCATGAGCACAACTTTTTTTGTAATGGCCTTGGCTTAACCCCCGTCAGTGTGTTAGGTGTCTGACAATGTACACCACTGACATGACTTGCACTTAAAGGCCGACTCCACCTCGTGAAAACAATTCCCCTTAGCatctcagatcttgccaggcttttgcatgggttaaggccatccctccactcggtcaataaggccaacaacaaaaatagtctgtttacggtaacataggcaaaaaaaatagggtcggtaggtcgggattttttttttatttaatttttttccccaaaaatcatatttttaagttatattgccaaaaaacaaagatggttttttttggttttttttccaaatgccaaaaaaaagtctagggtcgcgcgaaaaaaatagggtcggtcgggataccgtaaacagactatttttttttttggcctaaccaaaaatgaacagcctgggtgctcgtTGTGCGCTGTGGTAATTTGTTTAAATgattaatttcgtaaaaggcAGTTTATTGTGCCTttttaaaattaaatacattcataaataataataaataatacatttataaaaaaaaaaatccaactcacCACAACAACCAGCCGGGGTATTGATTTTTActatatgaccaagtggagggatggtcttattccatgtcaaAGCAAGGCCAGATGTGAGACGGGCCTTTAACTATCAAGCGTTGCATGGTTGAAAAACGACACCATGCAGTGTCATTCACAGCGATAGCAAAGGCATTTTTCACGCTCAGTGATTATCTAGCGCAATCTGACATATAGTGGCTTGGAACATCGACAAAATGAtgtgtttattttgttaatgtttgtcttttctttttcggACATGTTGTGTATGGCTAAAAAAATAAAGTGCTTAACACGGAAGACATCCGTAGCATAacacgtacgtgtgtgtgcgtgtgtgtgcgtgtttgtgtgtctgtctgtctgtgtgtatgtgagtgtgtgtgtgtgtttgtgtgtgtgtatgtgtgtgtatgtgtgtgtgtgtgtttgtgtgtgtgtgtgtgtgtgtgtgtgtgtgtgtgtgtgtgtgtgtgagtgtgaagaaaatcacgaataacactaacaggcaaagtttgacagtgatatcctctacgcttttagagcgcttacCAGAGATAAttatagcgtgacatagcaaagtgtgtgGCACGCACTGTGAATTCAGCTCACTGATGACCGAGAATAGTTgacgttgtaaatcgcaactagGGTATTGTTACACTTTACCACTGTCCTTGGACATTGAGGGGTTGTCCAAGTAATCGGCCGGGAGGAAGGAAGCCCGGATAGATGCGACAGGAAAGCACTTAAcagtgcgtcgtataaccggtcTGAGAGGGAGATAGTGACCAGATGACAAGTGtgaaggatctgagaagccgccgaagTATCATAACTCTAGACCAGCATAGCTgaaattcgacgggatttcgcgaagttattgcaaggttatggttgtccgtatagttggaccatagaggtcacaggacgaaaggaactgagtagaccgaggtcgccagtggaaggaattagtattcagatacatttcctagtgaacggccatagacgctgtgtaattctgtgtatgaacagagttaaaatatgtctaTAAGATCTTAATTACATAAGATATAATGAGTGTTTAGTaggcagagcagacggtgatttgagtctgccggaatatgaactgtaactgtttttctgactacacacgagccgtgattcgataccagtaaagtagatatcgtgtgcctgtgagttcacggactgtttgtgtatttctcTACATAAGTGAAGGGTAGAGGGTTTTGTTAGTGAAATTGTGCACGAGATTGTAATCTCGAGTTGTTTTTGCATCCAAACCTGTGAGTACCCAATTTTTGaatacctaacatttatgttcatgattgtgtgtatttgtgtgtatgtttattgtaactgtataatacagtggagggaacctacatttggagttgtgtttgttcctgtatgatagcgtactagcgcatttgcattcattcacaatGGTGACCCCAAGTTTGTGCCGTAAACGCTAACCTTCTTTTGAAGGAGTCAATAATGAGTTCCTAACTAAAATTGAGTTAAACTTAAAATAGTAACTTAACCAATTTTGCCTTTGTCCATCGTCATATACGTATGTATTGTGTAAgttatttttagatcagaagTAGAtagaatttttttctctgtttttctacCTCTCCTTTTCTACCTCTCCTGTGTTCCATATTGGGACGGGTTGaaatgttgctgttgttgttgttttgatttacaTATTGTTCAGGTTTACATTTCATAGTGTTCATAGTTAAATGAAGAAGTAAAGTTGATAAAGTTGATTAAATAATGTAaagttttgttgttcttttaaaatttgttttgattttttgacAAGAAATAAGGTTTACTAAGTACCGGGACAGTAATTTATTTTGGAAGATCTAGATAACTTGTGAATGTACTGTAATCGTCTTGAGTGTACCCTTCTCCAGCGTCAAGGGGTGCGGCTATAACTTGTACGTGTATTTCGTGACGCACGCGGGCTCAGTGATCTTTTTCTTTCTGGGAATTTAAAGCGAGTAAATGAGTGCGGTTTGAATGTTATAGCATAGTGCAACTAAGTAGAATAATATTTTAAGGAAGAACTGGTCTGAGTGTGAATAAGCTTCTTTATCTTTAACCTCTTTGCTACCGTTCCTCCTTACACGGGCACTAAGCCATCTTTAGAACCTTTCTGTTCCCGACACTGAACATTGTCTTAAGATAATCTTATAAAAGTTTGGGGGCAGATAGTTGTTGTTGTGCTTATATGTAACCTTGTTTAAGCTTGATTGTTTACATTATAAAATATTGTTATaaattgtttgttttggttttgactaattttgcttttttgcttttgttttattttgggcTAAAACCTGAGTAATATAGTAACGTGGTGAGTAGTTACGCAGACTGGTATTTCCTGTGGGACTTAAGTGTTTTGAAGTTTATGAATTTAAGTATTATTATAATCTAGCATACCTACTACTTCCACTTGTGTGGAAATTTTATATTGTATTCATATTATGATTATGTGATGTAATTTTTTTCCCCTCTGAATTGTTCCTCAAGTGTGTAAATCTTAAATAGTTTTTTGGAattagagaattaaatttttttGGTCATAaaacttaatttttaaaaatttattttgatcataattttttttcaatttctttGGTTcataattttttctttttttccaattttTTCTATCGGCTGAAGGAAACGTCTTTGCGTTCCCTGATACATCCTTTTTCAATAGCACTTCGCCCATATTATCACCTAACAGTAAATTAAAATGTTACTGTTATTAAAGAACTATGAATCCTTTCCttaattttcttttttcctttttcccAACTTTCCTGCCTTAGTATTAAGATGTAAAGCTCTTCCCTATTGCTCTTTAGATCATTGTTTGATCCTTGCTACCATCGTACCACTCTATTGGAGTTAAAATGTAACTTGGACATTTTACATGTTTGAATAAACTTGATGTTTTTACTTAGTAGTGTGCCTTGATTTAGTCTACACTATTTGGTCACATTTTTAATTACATTTAACCCCATCCCAATCAGTAGCTCAGTGCCCATTATAGATTGTGTTAGTAGGAATAATAGAACATTTttgaaattaattttaatgtttcgAAATTTTTCTTATTATTTTCTTATTCTCCCAATAGTCTTGTTTTCAAGGTTTGTTTGTCATTAATTTTTGTCAAATGTTTTGTGAATACTTGTAAACAGTTATTACACTAGAATAACTTGATATATTGATTGAATTGTTCAAGGAACAACAATCCATATGCTGTCACTGTGAAACAGTGAGTTGGTGTGATAGAATCACAGTGTTGAACAAATATAATTTGTGGAAAGTTTAACTGAAAGACCTCAGTTAAATAGCGGATATTTATTGAAGTCGTGTTCAGATCACGTCGGTTGTGAGTTCAATTTTTGTTTGAGTATTTGTACAGTATTTTTGAAGATGGCGAGCGATTACAAGAATACCAATTTTGATGAATATCTGGCCCAGTCGAAACAACTAGGTATGGCTGGAGAAGCGCAACAGCAATATATTCTGCAGTGCATGGAGAGAGATGAAAGGATCGTGAGTAGGGAAATGGAAAAAATCAAAGCTGAAGCTGAAGCTAAAACGAAGGCAGCTGAAGCTGAAGCTAAAGCTAAGGCAGATGAAGTTGAATTTAAAGCTAAGGCAGCTGAAGCTGAAGCTGATAGAAGGGAAAGAGCTGTAAAAGCTGAAGCTGAAGCTAAATCAAAGGAAGCtgaagcaagagagagagagaagacattAGAAACTTTGAATTACAGAAGTTAGAAATAGAAGCGAGGACTCGTATAGAAGAAAGCAAGAATAAAGAGCAACCTGAACAGCGGGACAGAGAGCAAAAGACCCACCCGAGGAACTATCCTAGGTTACCCATGTTCAAGGAAGCTATAGATTCTATGGACTCGTTTCTTTGTAGATTTGAAGCGCATGCAGAAGCGTTAAGCTGGCCAAAGAAAGATTGGGGAATCCTTCTTAGCGCAGTTCTAGACGGTCAAGCTTTGAATTTGTTTCATACTCTGAATGCAAAGGGAGGACTACAGTACGAGACCTTGAAGGAATGTTTATTGACAAAGTTTCACTGTAACGCAGAAGGTTTTAGACAGAAGTTCAGGTCTGCGAAACCTGAAGTGGAAGAATCCTTTTTGTCATTTGGGACTCGACTGAGACACCTGTTTGATCGTTGGGTACAGCTGAACGCAACGGAGAACACCTTTGAGAGCCTAGCAGAACTAGTGATCCAGGAACAGATGCTGTCTAGTGTAGCGAAAGAGCTAGCCGTGTTCCTACGCGAGAGGAACCCAAAGAAGCTGGCGGAACTTATTGAGTTTGCAGAGAACTATCGCGTGGCACATCCGTCCAAGATACTAGCAGGCAAAGGTGACAACGTAGCTGCATTCAGCGCATCTCAGAACAGAGGAGGTCATACGAACAGAGGCAGTCAGAGGGGTGGCAAAGGCGGTTCTCATTCCAGACAGACTCAAATCGAGAGGACTATCAAGCGGAGATAGACAAGACCAAGAAAGACGCTCACATCACATGTTACAAGTGTGGAATAGTAGGCCACGTCGCAAGAGGATGTAGGTCAGGCTTACAGAGGGGCAAACCAACACTGCTTTGCGCCCGATGAAACAGGAATACACCTGCAGCCAAAAACCGTAGATTTCCAAAGGAACTGTCAACGGCATCccggttagggggaagaatttacccgatgctccccagcatgtcgtaagaggcgactaacggattctgtttctccttttacccttgttaagtgtttcttgtatagaatattagtcaatgtttgtaaagattttagtcaagcagtatgtaagaaatgttaagtcctttgtactggaaacttgcattctcccagtaaggtaatatattgtactacgttgtaatcccctggagcaattttttgattagtgcttttgtgaacaagaaacaattaacaagtggctctatcccatctccctcctttccccgtcgcgatataaccttcgtggttgaaaacgacgttaaacaccaaataaagaaagaaagattcagGTGCAGTGACAGCAGGAGTGAGAAGATCGCTGGTTCGCCCAGAGCAGTACACCGGACAGAGCAAGACGACAATCTCCTTCGGAGGAAACAGGGAAACCTTCCCTCTAGCAGTCGTCCCGGTGGAAACAAGTACTTAAACCGGAAACATTTGCTGTTGTGTGATTGACTCACCAGTGATAGACTTAGCCTACTACTAGGAAACCTCGAGAAGATTCATCCTGCAcctggattatttggaaaagtGGTGGTCGACGAACCAGAAACACCAGGAGCAGAACAGCTTTCCACAGCTGCTGCAACTACTCGAGCGCAGTCGACACTGGACAAGACAGAAACGAAACCACTCAGAGCTCCAGCAACAAAACTTTCAGTGGACGAAGATGAGTTGAAGAGACTTCAAGGGGCAGATCCAAAACTAAATGCCTACTTCAAGTTTGCTTCCAGCGGGGAATTAAAGAGACAAGGGAAAAATAGTTTCCACTTCGTGTTAGAGAACGGCGTTCTCTACAGAGACTTTGTTACCCCGACCGAGACATATCACCAGATTGCAGTCCCGGAACCACTCGTCGAATCAGTGCTATTTTCCGCCCATGACACTTTAATCTCGGGACACTGTAGCAAGcactgtagtgtgtgtgtgtgtgtgtttgtgtgtgtgtgtgtgtgtgtgtgtgtgtgtgtgtgtgtgtgtgtgtgtgtgtgtgtgtgtgtgtgtgtgtgtgtgtgtgtgtgtgtgtgtgtgtgtgtgtgtatgtgtgtaacgAAATTCACAGAAAACATCTGGAGAGACGTTTGTGAAATGTTACATGTTAATTCTCCTGGATGATATCCGGGGCgcttttttttctgttatgggtaaaacacattttttaatGACGGATTATCCGCCTTTAAATTatcttgaggcggcactgtggcgACCGAATGTTTCAGTTAAATTCATTGACATTTTGTTAAACCATTGTTTAACTCATTCCTGCCCGCTGTGGTTGAATTTCAGCTTCATAGTTTTAAAATGAATTAATTGATTTAAAACATTTCCTCCAATTAAAATGATTGACCCCATAATGTCAGTGTCAATCCTTTAGTTTTAGATCGGCagattgacttaatgttttgatATGGcttgacgcgacttgtttatttactGTTTTCTCTCCTTCTTTAACAGTCAAGGGTGTCAGAATTGATCAGCCAATGACCTTTTCACGTGAAGCGTGTTGGTTTCCAACTGAAACAATGCGATCTCCATGTCGGAAACAAAAAGGAGTGCTGCTCGCTCTACTGTTTGTTCTGTCGCTCCTCCTGTGGTTTGTCAACATAGGACAGCAAGTGAGACagtatctgtttgtttttgtttgtctttaactCTTCggcttctctctatctctctatgaAAGTCTCTgactttctttctctgtctgtctgtctgtctgtctgtctctctgtctgtctctctgtctgtctgtctctctctctctctctctctctctctctctctctctctctctctctctctctctctctctctctctcacggatGTAGTGGTATGATGTTCGCATGCGGAGGGTTATTGGCGAGTTGAGAATAGGCTACATCAGGGTTGTGTCAAAAAAAGTTAGATTTTTACAGAAAAGAGGAGTAaataggttacacacctcgtgtTATATATTTCCTCGGGAACATTTCCCGGCATTCCCGAGCCTATGGTCCAAGGGTCCCTAGGGAAAATATCTCAGTTATTTTGAACTCTGAAGTGAGTAAGTTGTAATCTCGTTGTATGTATGTGAGAGAAAATAATACGATTATTACATGCATGATGTAATTGGTATAATTAATCAAACACAGGTATGTCAACAATTTCAGCCATTCACAGCGTCGCGTTCGACACGTGACCTTCTATGGCAGGAGCCATggccagagagacagatacacgaCACAGACCCTCCGAGTGTAAGCCTGTTTGATTCTTTGattcactgagagagagagagagagagagtgagaaagaaagagagagagagagtgagagagagagagagagagagagagagagagagagagagagaggaaagagggagagagggagagagagagaggaaagagagagagaagaaagagggagagagaggagagagggagagagagagagaggaaagagagagagagaggaaagagggagagggaggaaagagggagagggaggaaagagggagagagagagagagagacagagagactgcgTTGTGTCGTTATTTCTCATCGTCCATCCTTCACCAAACTCTCATCCCATATCCACCCAAAGACTCAGACCCAccgcagcaacaacaacaacacacagtcagcatattagaataAACGTTTTACAATTTGAAGCGACCCTGCAAAGTAATAGGTTCTATACTGATAACTATGAATGTGCTTTTAAGAACTTTTAAAACAGTAAAGTGTATTTAACAAAAACGACAAGTCTCATATTCCTGCATGTCCATAGTGTttcattactattttttttctaacttcccctttattacacccccgtatattcggggggggggggggggggtgtgaaggTTTCactctgtcattctgtctgtctgtccgcctatGTATGGGTCAATAGAGCTGAAATTCAGTGTGCAGCTTGGACTTGGGTTACAGACTGTCATGACCAAAAACTAGGTTCCTCAATGTGGCAAAAGAGGATATATGAGCCTCACACGCCTAAACAAAGCTAGCGAGGGAACGAATCGGACGATTAAGGTTTTATTATGAGGACGTGCGTCTCAACCAAACATTTGACGTCGGAATAACTGTTTTGCAATTTAGAACCCATTAACAAATAGTGAAACCTTTATGCAGCAAGCATGGGTGTATACACTTTTTTTGTAATTCTTCCattgtacatcgccgtgagctctttcGAGAAGGCGCGAATCATAAGTGttcacgatgatgatgatgatgatatgccgataatgatgatgatgatgatgttgatgatgccGATGATGATGCCGATGATGAtgccgatgatgatgatgatgatgatgatgatgatgatgatgatgatgatgataatgatgacggaaatgccgatgatgatgatgatgatgatgatgatgatgatgattgtttaagttattgagacatcccagtgcactaagggatttatagagcaaatcgagaaaattcattattgaacgaagcgcatagcgctgagttcaatactTATTTTTGAGAtgtgctctataaatcccttagtgcactgggattgtttcaataacgatattgtcagtaccgccatagaaaaaagaagattccaaacgcacattttgcaacgcgcatttgaataggcataactgtgtggtcaggtcgtgtacagtaagatctacttttgtgtggggtgtctcaaatGTGTCgggctttcgtcacacgcattttaatttctgttggtaaattccagtgtagcgttaatctgaacagtgatgatctttcagagagacctcatttgaactcggagaaaggactgtgctcttcgttatttgcgattcgaaacctccagtcgagcttcgacggattgactgtgcggagtgactccccttgaattgactcgaagcgggactcgacggttagcacattttcaaaataaatgtggcatatttctcgtgttgtatcttcactcatcggggagtctgatactaaatatgaacggtaagaatgctctgaaccctacacgtattatatccccatcgttttttcgttcacatttgcccaacatgttaatttgctgagcggggtttatgtcgtctgctaggctagggcaatcgaaccactgcagtctgcactgtgtCTGCACgaatgaggcaggctggtactaagtcttatatatggtaagaacgttctgaaccctacacgttttcgattacgattgttcttgccttgaaataataattcggaaaccattcatttactgaactgatgtagtcgtatttctgtgtagtctgctacgtatgacagagtcgatcgagtcagtcttccaaactggtctagctggtacgttatcggaataacacttgtgttttctgttagccgctgggaattgtatactaactcatcatttggtaatgtggatgataagctacatgccactaacacggaatatgagaagaatctatgcaagtcggcgaaaattagatgaaacacagcggcttctatttttagatcagtggcacaggcacatgcaatctgccAGAAAAAagcccacttctgctttaattgagaagcagggaatttatggtcatttggtattgtggagaatataagctacatgtcattaattaattctgaggatgagagcacagtctcgcttaggcaaagggcggaagaatacgctctggaaaagttagcgcactccaagagtgcgctaacagttttagcgcatcgccattagccaatcaactggttcacatcagtcatgtgacaccagtacttactgacaattgttGTTATCATGATTATTTATTGTTATACAGGGCGTGACCATCGTTCACTACGTGTGGAGTGGCAGGAAGAGGAAGTTCGTTTTCCGCGACTGTCTGAGCCTGTTGAGCGTAGTGCGTGTCCTGCAGCCATTGAAAATCATCTTCCACTATTCCACCATGCCTCAGACAGACTCCTACCACTCCTGGTTACTCGTGAGTACAGATTAATAGATGAATGCCGAAAAAATAACCGGAATGAATTTATTGCTATCGTCATTTAttagtcttctttttcttcttcttctcgtttgcTGTCATTTGTTAGTCACAtcagaaataaaataaagcctGCATTGTCCACGCTAGCATGAAACGTAGATGGTAGGTCTCGATAGACAATGctaggaaataactctgtcgggtttgcatgGGTTCAGGAAGAGTTATTTCTCTTGGAAtcattgaggcaagctttccctTGTGATATCATTGTtcaatcactagcgagaggcGTGTCTCCACGCATTGTCGGGATCACATGTGCaaacacaccccttgctagtgattggcctatacAGTCACatgggaaagcttgcctcaatgtTTCTATTGAGACCTACCAGCCCTTCAACTTATTCTATCATCCTTTTTTGTGTCACATTATTAATAAAATAAAGCCTGTATTGTTCTCGCTAACATGAAACGTAAATGGTAAGGTCTCAATAGACAATATTCGGAAacaactctgtcaggtttgcaTGTGTTGTAAAAGTTGTTTCTCTTGGAAGCATATAGAGGCAAGCTTTCCCATGTGTCATTATAGACCGATCACTCGCGAGGGATGTGTTTGCATACCTGATCCTGACCATGCGTGGAGACACgcctctcgctagtgattggtcaaAAACGTcatgtgggaaagtttgcctcaattaaagcaagggtattcactctttcccaACCCATAcgaacccgacagagttatttccggacaTCGTCAATTGAGGCCTACCGTTTCCGTTTCATGTTAGCGTGGACAATACAGGCTTTATGTTATTTCTGATATGATTACCAACTGACGATAGAAATAAATTCGTTTTACTCTCTTGAAATTGTGTGAGTATAGTGTCGCAAGTAATGGCTATAACGGTAACTTTGGTAATGATTGTGACGAAAGTAAAAAATGATGGTTTCATTTTCAACTGATATTTTAGCTTTCACTCAGAAATTAAAGTACTCAAAAGAATATAACTACGATTGTGTGTTGGCaagtttgtatgtttgtttgtttgtttgttcgtttgttgtttgtatgtatgtatgtttgtgtgtttgtaagttagtttgATTGTTTCCATTTGCTTAGGTTTGCAacctttctttttattttcgtGAAACAGATCATGAGTACATGCTTATTTCTTAACACAACAGGAACTTAAGTCATCGATACCTGGACTGGAATTCAAACAAGCAAACTTCGGTTCTTCCGATTTGATGGATATTGCCTTCGAAATTCTACCACCAGAGGGCGGAGTCGTCATCGGAAATGGCGCCGTTTTGTCTCGACCTCCTCCTCACCCCGCCGTtactcccatctctctcttctcGGCAACCTTCGCATCAGACCCATCACAGGGTATCGTGTTTGCCAGCAAAAGTTTGAAAGAGCTCCCAGCATCAGACTTGAACAAGGCGAAATCAGCGTCAAAGAAACAGTGTGTGCATGTAGATGCGTACGACAGTGACCTCCGCTTAGTTTCGCACGCGCACTGCGTCATCATGGCGTCAGATGTACTACCACGTGACATCTACGCAGAGAAGACTCCATCGGCTGAGCTTGCTCAATGGATTTTTTACGGGAGACGAGCTCTCCAAGTAGCGAAACAGGACTTTAGAAATCCTATTCCAAGGATTTCTCATTACGTTATTCTGGACGGGGGTAAAGACGTGAGC
This region of Littorina saxatilis isolate snail1 linkage group LG8, US_GU_Lsax_2.0, whole genome shotgun sequence genomic DNA includes:
- the LOC138973523 gene encoding uncharacterized protein isoform X1 gives rise to the protein MTFSREACWFPTETMRSPCRKQKGVLLALLFVLSLLLWFVNIGQQVCQQFQPFTASRSTRDLLWQEPWPERQIHDTDPPSGVTIVHYVWSGRKRKFVFRDCLSLLSVVRVLQPLKIIFHYSTMPQTDSYHSWLLELKSSIPGLEFKQANFGSSDLMDIAFEILPPEGGVVIGNGAVLSRPPPHPAVTPISLFSATFASDPSQGIVFASKSLKELPASDLNKAKSASKKQCVHVDAYDSDLRLVSHAHCVIMASDVLPRDIYAEKTPSAELAQWIFYGRRALQVAKQDFRNPIPRISHYVILDGGKDVSSELRFPHFLNILSALYVGGFERVYLHAETAPRGHWWEELAGENVTVVKADRPRSVYQTEVKVIQHVSDVLRAEILYKYGGAYQDFDVTWTKRVPDWLLAYPTVIDLEVEYNKASSDWPDIFNNGVILSRRHAPWLRHFLESMRDYRDDDWAYNSLRMSYRTFEHYPDTVYIDKYLQVMCGETVCHPSWGVSYDTKVLPLSAPFPLRQEARSFHLGRPRPQASLASLDSVKHPHDVFADIGRMVLEKSGRKNLLG
- the LOC138973523 gene encoding uncharacterized protein isoform X2 — its product is MTFSREACWFPTETMRSPCRKQKGVLLALLFVLSLLLWFVNIGQQPFTASRSTRDLLWQEPWPERQIHDTDPPSGVTIVHYVWSGRKRKFVFRDCLSLLSVVRVLQPLKIIFHYSTMPQTDSYHSWLLELKSSIPGLEFKQANFGSSDLMDIAFEILPPEGGVVIGNGAVLSRPPPHPAVTPISLFSATFASDPSQGIVFASKSLKELPASDLNKAKSASKKQCVHVDAYDSDLRLVSHAHCVIMASDVLPRDIYAEKTPSAELAQWIFYGRRALQVAKQDFRNPIPRISHYVILDGGKDVSSELRFPHFLNILSALYVGGFERVYLHAETAPRGHWWEELAGENVTVVKADRPRSVYQTEVKVIQHVSDVLRAEILYKYGGAYQDFDVTWTKRVPDWLLAYPTVIDLEVEYNKASSDWPDIFNNGVILSRRHAPWLRHFLESMRDYRDDDWAYNSLRMSYRTFEHYPDTVYIDKYLQVMCGETVCHPSWGVSYDTKVLPLSAPFPLRQEARSFHLGRPRPQASLASLDSVKHPHDVFADIGRMVLEKSGRKNLLG